TGTCTAGACATTTTGGAATCATTTGTATAAGAATGTTTAGGTGAAAAACGGATTTATGGGATAATTGAaacaagttttcattttcagcgtTCCTCTTCCTCCATGTCATCCGGAATGTCAATTTCCATCGGGTCCAGTTCAATCGACGACTCCGGGTCGTATCTTCTCGGAGATCAACAGCATGATCATGGATGCTTCGAGACCTCGCATGGTACCTCCGTGCAGTATTTTGTTGAATTCTCCGACGTCGTCGTCTAACGAGGATAAGCATAACCTCTTCAACTATCAACACCATCAACATAATCATCAAACTTACTCTTCCCCAATCAGTCAGCCAATTTTCGATCATGCCTCGCCATCACTCTACACCTCCGAACATTCCGAATACTCACCAGCAGAAATATACTCTCCAAATTCTGCATCTTCATCTCTTCCATCTACATCCCCATTCCCATATACCACATCCCCATTCACCGCCACTGAGGAAATCTATCCTGATATTCCGTTCATTGATTCTATGATTGCTGAAGTTCGCCAAGAAATAATCAACGAAGATATTCCAGTTCCATCTCCATCAACATCTTCAGATATCTCTTCGGTGAGCAGGAAGTCATcagcttcatcttcttcttcacttCGAGACGTCTTTGTTTCTCCCGGACAAACTCTTGTTATCCGAGGTGACGATGGTCAAGAATATAAAGTAAGAATTCGAAactaactttaattttttacttaaaaaatttccaggtcaTTGTCGAACGTGTTGAAGGAAGTGAAGCTCATGCCACTCCAGCTTTGACGAAAAGAAAATTATCAGACGATAGTGATATTGCCCCAAAAAGAGCCCGAGCACCACCTGTCTCACTAGTCAATTTGTCGGATGAAGAGGTGAGACTTTTTGATTCTCATTCCGAAAATAGAAGAGTAGGTGGACAATGAATaagtaaaaagttttgaaggtTGTGTAAAAATGATTTCATCTGACAATCCACAGGTGTCGATGTATCTAAACTcgattgaaaatataatttaaatgtTGTTTTTGGTTGGCAATTTCAGAGTTATCAATATGAAAAAGcttaaacttcaattttcagatcgcTGAGCGAAAGAAACAACAAAACCGTGCAGCTGCACTCCGATACCGTCAAAAACTTCGTGAAAGCCGTGTAATGTCAGTTTCAGTGAAGGAGACACTCACTCAACGAAATGCTTACCTTCGTGATGAAGCTGAGCGTCTTTCCAAAGAGTGCGAAGTCATCCGTCGGCTAATTTTCGACAAACTTGGCAAAAACGCTCCTCTCTTTTAAATTAGTATCTCCTCaacgttttttatttctcCTTTTCCTCCCTAAAACCTTCTAGTTTCTTGGTCTTCTGGAAATCCCTGTGGTGCTCAgttgaaagctgaaaattaacaaaaacacacttgcacacacacacacactcgtTCTCGAAAT
This is a stretch of genomic DNA from Caenorhabditis elegans chromosome V. It encodes these proteins:
- the zip-9 gene encoding BZIP domain-containing protein (Confirmed by transcript evidence), producing the protein MIMDASRPRMVPPCSILLNSPTSSSNEDKHNLFNYQHHQHNHQTYSSPISQPIFDHASPSLYTSEHSEYSPAEIYSPNSASSSLPSTSPFPYTTSPFTATEEIYPDIPFIDSMIAEVRQEIINEDIPVPSPSTSSDISSVSRKSSASSSSSLRDVFVSPGQTLVIRGDDGQEYKVIVERVEGSEAHATPALTKRKLSDDSDIAPKRARAPPVSLVNLSDEEIAERKKQQNRAAALRYRQKLRESRVMSVSVKETLTQRNAYLRDEAERLSKECEVIRRLIFDKLGKNAPLF